Proteins encoded together in one Canis lupus dingo isolate Sandy chromosome 34, ASM325472v2, whole genome shotgun sequence window:
- the LOC112645922 gene encoding uncharacterized protein LOC112645922 isoform X4, whose protein sequence is MSESSSGQNTSSQICPSSSSYYSDPNESHAWSALSRNRTLHPRLDSGISSLLPSDSFKYLTWHEVEQDIRGSQLRCPRVREGPSTEELLFRQEECTWPAQKRVLEKNKWETWLQENWEDCTNLNLSFQDLGNPYQVANFHRILRRLIRVETLWLVDNSLVDLSAIRLPRCRVLNMNKNHLTSFKQLPKIPQIQHLSLAENHIESLTGLSSLWSTPLESLTLKRNPCEFHQNYRKRITKIAMD, encoded by the exons cTCCTCGGGTCAAAACACCAGCAGTCAGATTTGTCCGTCTAGTTCGTCGTACTACTCTGACCCAAATGAGTCACACGCTTGGTCAGCATTGTCAAGGAACAGAACACTCCATCCACGTTTGGATTCTGGAATATCATccctg CTTCCATCAGACTCATTTAAGTACCTCACTTGGCACGAGGTAGAACAGGACATTCGAGGAAGTCAACTGCGTTGCCCAAGAGTAAGAGAAG GACCCTCCACAGAAGAGTTGCTCTTCAGACAGGAGGAGTGTACCTGGCCTGCTCAGAAAAGAGtccttgaaaaaaacaaatgggaaacATGGCTACAAGAAAACTGGGAGGACTGCACG aaTTTGAACCTTTCATTTCAGGATTTGGGGAACCCTTATCAAGTTGCAAATTTTCACAGGATTCTTAGAAGACTAATTCGAGTCGAAACCCTCTGGTTAGTGGATAATTCATTGGTGGACTTAAGTGCCATAAGATTGCCAAG atGCAGAGttttaaatatgaacaaaaacCATCTCACATCTTTCAAACAATTGCCAAAGATACCTCAGATACAGCATTTGTCCTTGGCTGAAAACCACATTGAGTCTCTGACCGGGCTCTCCAGTTTATGGAGCACTCCACTGGAATCCCTTACGCTCAAGAGGAACCCTTGTGAGTTTCACCAAAATTACCGGAAACG
- the LOC112645922 gene encoding uncharacterized protein LOC112645922 isoform X3: MSESSSGQNTSSQICPSSSSYYSDPNESHAWSALSRNRTLHPRLDSGISSLLPSDSFKYLTWHEVEQDIRGSQLRCPRVREGPSTEELLFRQEECTWPAQKRVLEKNKWETWLQENWEDCTNLNLSFQDLGNPYQVANFHRILRRLIRVETLWLVDNSLVDLSAIRLPRCRVLNMNKNHLTSFKQLPKIPQIQHLSLAENHIESLTGLSSLWSTPLESLTLKRNPCEFHQNYRKRSSNKKKAQFKREKKNY; the protein is encoded by the exons cTCCTCGGGTCAAAACACCAGCAGTCAGATTTGTCCGTCTAGTTCGTCGTACTACTCTGACCCAAATGAGTCACACGCTTGGTCAGCATTGTCAAGGAACAGAACACTCCATCCACGTTTGGATTCTGGAATATCATccctg CTTCCATCAGACTCATTTAAGTACCTCACTTGGCACGAGGTAGAACAGGACATTCGAGGAAGTCAACTGCGTTGCCCAAGAGTAAGAGAAG GACCCTCCACAGAAGAGTTGCTCTTCAGACAGGAGGAGTGTACCTGGCCTGCTCAGAAAAGAGtccttgaaaaaaacaaatgggaaacATGGCTACAAGAAAACTGGGAGGACTGCACG aaTTTGAACCTTTCATTTCAGGATTTGGGGAACCCTTATCAAGTTGCAAATTTTCACAGGATTCTTAGAAGACTAATTCGAGTCGAAACCCTCTGGTTAGTGGATAATTCATTGGTGGACTTAAGTGCCATAAGATTGCCAAG atGCAGAGttttaaatatgaacaaaaacCATCTCACATCTTTCAAACAATTGCCAAAGATACCTCAGATACAGCATTTGTCCTTGGCTGAAAACCACATTGAGTCTCTGACCGGGCTCTCCAGTTTATGGAGCACTCCACTGGAATCCCTTACGCTCAAGAGGAACCCTTGTGAGTTTCACCAAAATTACCGGAAACG